The Nicotiana tabacum cultivar K326 chromosome 14, ASM71507v2, whole genome shotgun sequence genome contains a region encoding:
- the LOC107805119 gene encoding bet1-like SNARE 1-2 produces MSYRRDHRAHRAALFDNYDSIEEGGIRASSSYPRDLDERDNDKAVDSLQDRVSFLKKLTGDIHEEVENHSRVLDRMGNEMDSSRGIMSGTMDRFKMVFEKKSNRKMCKLVGYFVLSFFLIYYILRFLMYFMYG; encoded by the exons GGATCATCGAGCCCATAGAGCTGCTCTCTTTGATAACTATGATAGTATTGAGGAAGGTGGTATAAGGGCTTCATCTTCCTATCCCCGTGATCTTGATGAAAGAGACAACGACAAAGCTGTGGATAGCTTACAAGACAGAGTCAGCTTTTTAAAGAAA TTAACAGGTGACATACATGAGGAGGTGGAGAACCACAGCCGAGTGCTAGACCGAATG GGGAATGAGATGGATTCATCTAGAGGAATCATGTCAGGAACCATGGATCGATTCAAGATG GTATTCGAGAAGAAATCAAATCGGAAAATGTGCAAACTCGTCGGATACTTTGTGCTTTCCTTTTTCCTAATATACTACATACTTAG GTTTCTCATGTATTTTATGTATGGTTGA